The sequence below is a genomic window from Candidatus Methylomirabilota bacterium.
GCCCGCGCGGCGGGGCTCGCGTCTCCCGCCCTCCTCATCACCGGGCCCACGGTCGGCGCGGCCTCGGTGCCGCTCTCGGTCCGGCGGGTGCTCGAGGCCGCGGGAGCCGGCGCGTGAGCGACTACTTTCCGGCGTTCCTCGACCTCCGCGGCCGGCCCTGCGTCGTCGTGGGCGGCGGCGCGATCGGCGAGCGCAAGGTGGACGACCTCCTCGGCGCCGGCGCGCGGGTCACCCTGGTGAGTCCCGCGCTCACGCCGCGGCTCGCGGCGCTCACGGCGGCGGGCCTGCTGACCCACCGGCGCCGGCTGTTCCGGCGCGCCGATGTCCGCGGCGCCGCGCTCGTCATCGCGGCGACGGGCGTTCCCGCGGTGGACGCGGCGGTCGCCGCCGAGGCGCGGCGCCGGCGCGCGCTCGTCAACGTCGTGGACCGGCCCGCGGAGTGCGACTTCATCCTGCCCTCGGTGCTCCGCCGCGGCGGCCTCCAGATCGCCGTCTCGAC
It includes:
- a CDS encoding bifunctional precorrin-2 dehydrogenase/sirohydrochlorin ferrochelatase yields the protein MSDYFPAFLDLRGRPCVVVGGGAIGERKVDDLLGAGARVTLVSPALTPRLAALTAAGLLTHRRRLFRRADVRGAALVIAATGVPAVDAAVAAEARRRRALVNVVDRPAECDFILPSVLRRGGLQIAVSTGGRSPALAREIRRRLERVIGPEYAALVERVGRARDQARAVAVGARERFAAGELVVAAALSELSPFGAD